From Pandoraea vervacti, the proteins below share one genomic window:
- a CDS encoding PRC-barrel domain-containing protein: MTMQTGRGQTPQTGQSGARIVGASHKLPDGPGPSVMAADTLDAEDVVNPAGESLGKVKHIMLDVQRGTVAYAVLSFGGFLGMGDKLFAIPWHALQLDVENKRFILDIDKEALKKAPGFDKDHWPSMADMHWAEQVHTYYTVDPYWH, translated from the coding sequence ATGACCATGCAAACCGGCCGGGGCCAGACGCCCCAGACAGGACAATCAGGGGCACGTATCGTGGGCGCTTCGCACAAGCTGCCCGACGGTCCGGGCCCATCGGTGATGGCCGCCGACACGCTCGACGCGGAAGACGTTGTGAATCCCGCAGGCGAGAGCCTCGGCAAGGTCAAGCACATCATGCTCGACGTCCAGCGCGGCACGGTGGCGTATGCCGTGTTGTCGTTCGGGGGATTCCTCGGCATGGGCGACAAACTGTTCGCCATTCCGTGGCATGCGTTGCAACTCGACGTCGAGAACAAGCGCTTCATTCTCGACATCGACAAGGAAGCCCTCAAGAAGGCGCCGGGTTTCGACAAGGACCATTGGCCGAGCATGGCCGACATGCATTGGGCCGAACAGGTGCATACCTATTACACCGTTGATCCTTACTGGCATTAA